One Maribacter dokdonensis DSW-8 genomic region harbors:
- a CDS encoding catalase has protein sequence MKKRLVTLITLALVGVGLAQSNNTITTNGGVPVGDNQNSKTVGEYGPVLLEDIYLVEKLAAFDRERIPERVVHPRGAGASGYFEATKDMSEFTKAVLFSQVGKKTDLAVRFSTVIHGKGSPETARDPRGFAVKFYTEQGNYDIVGNNLPIFFIRDAIKFPDMVHSLKPSPVTNKQDPNRFFDFFSHVPESTHMLTRLYTDLGIPKGYQYMNGSSVHGYKWINAEGDVTYVKYSWVSKQGEKNLTIEEAAEQQGKDWQHATMSLRKDIDDKNYPQWDLYVQLIKPEDMHSFDFWPLDATKDWPADKIEKIKIGTMTLNENPVNFFEQVESIAFSPGALIPGVEPSEDKLLQGRLFSYFDTQRHRLGPNFLQLEVNKPLEEPNNYNSDSWNSAGNKRFENPDVNYQPSSKAALAEDPQYKQSETTLSNVTITQKKISKTNDFAQAGDFYRTLSKQQQENLIKNLSGDLSAVTDKNIQKTMIGHFYQADRNFGMALAKALGFLQKDFMH, from the coding sequence ATGAAAAAAAGATTAGTGACGCTTATCACCCTAGCCTTGGTAGGTGTAGGTTTGGCCCAGTCTAACAACACAATAACTACAAATGGTGGTGTTCCAGTTGGCGATAATCAGAATTCCAAAACCGTAGGTGAATATGGACCCGTTTTATTGGAGGATATTTATTTGGTAGAAAAACTGGCAGCGTTTGATAGGGAAAGAATTCCAGAACGAGTGGTACATCCTAGAGGCGCAGGAGCGTCGGGTTATTTTGAAGCTACTAAAGATATGTCCGAGTTCACAAAAGCGGTATTATTTTCACAAGTTGGCAAAAAGACAGACCTTGCCGTTCGTTTCTCTACCGTAATACATGGAAAAGGTTCTCCTGAAACTGCAAGAGACCCAAGAGGTTTTGCCGTTAAGTTTTATACGGAACAGGGAAATTATGATATCGTAGGTAACAATTTGCCAATTTTCTTTATCAGGGACGCCATTAAATTCCCGGACATGGTACACTCTTTAAAACCTTCGCCTGTAACCAATAAACAGGATCCTAACAGATTTTTCGATTTCTTTTCGCATGTACCAGAATCTACACATATGCTTACAAGATTATATACGGATTTAGGTATTCCAAAAGGATACCAATACATGAACGGTAGCAGTGTGCACGGTTATAAATGGATAAATGCCGAAGGAGATGTTACTTACGTAAAATATTCGTGGGTTTCTAAACAAGGTGAAAAAAACTTGACTATTGAAGAAGCCGCTGAACAACAAGGGAAAGATTGGCAACATGCTACCATGAGCTTAAGAAAGGATATTGACGATAAAAATTATCCTCAATGGGATTTGTATGTGCAGTTAATTAAGCCAGAAGATATGCATTCTTTCGACTTTTGGCCCTTAGATGCAACTAAAGACTGGCCAGCCGATAAAATTGAAAAAATTAAAATTGGTACCATGACTTTAAATGAGAACCCGGTAAACTTTTTTGAGCAGGTAGAAAGTATTGCTTTCTCTCCAGGTGCTTTAATTCCAGGTGTAGAACCTTCTGAGGATAAATTGTTACAAGGTAGATTGTTCTCTTATTTTGATACACAAAGACATCGTCTTGGTCCTAATTTTTTACAATTGGAAGTCAACAAGCCTTTAGAAGAACCTAACAACTATAATTCTGATAGTTGGAACAGTGCAGGAAATAAAAGATTTGAAAATCCGGATGTGAACTATCAACCAAGTTCAAAAGCGGCTTTAGCAGAAGATCCCCAATACAAGCAATCAGAAACTACACTTAGCAATGTAACTATTACACAAAAGAAAATCTCTAAAACCAATGATTTTGCCCAAGCTGGGGATTTTTATAGAACGCTATCTAAACAACAGCAAGAAAATTTAATTAAAAACTTAAGTGGCGATTTAAGTGCTGTAACAGATAAAAACATTCAAAAAACCATGATTGGTCATTTCTATCAAGCAGATAGGAATTTTGGAATGGCTTTAGCAAAAGCACTAGGTTTTTTACAGAAAGATTTCATGCATTAA
- a CDS encoding hydrogen peroxide-inducible genes activator yields MTLQQLEYVIALDAYRHFVTAAEKCFVTQPTITIQVKKLEDEIGFLIFDKSKFPLKPTSLGEMFILKAKMILKEARELKNMVNIELNSIEGEFRLAVLPTISSYLIPLISGPFSKKYPNTRLLIEEMESDQIIRSLHNKEIDIGLLVTPLNDAHLREIKLYNEPFVFYGQPGFIDKDKNKISVEEIEGLTNLWLLEKGHCFRNQVLNICGHTNTNGNIQFKSGSIEALKKMVDNYGGFTLVPEMAISTNDNGHVLHFQKPKPVREVSLVVQQTFSKEVLLDALRHEILDKTPKEFEKNQRFIKINWR; encoded by the coding sequence ATGACCTTGCAACAATTAGAATATGTGATTGCACTAGACGCTTATAGACATTTTGTTACGGCCGCAGAAAAGTGTTTTGTTACCCAACCTACCATAACCATACAGGTTAAAAAATTAGAGGATGAAATAGGATTTTTAATTTTTGACAAGAGTAAGTTCCCTCTAAAGCCTACCAGTTTAGGGGAAATGTTCATATTGAAGGCGAAGATGATATTGAAAGAAGCCCGTGAACTTAAAAATATGGTGAATATTGAGTTGAACAGTATTGAAGGAGAATTCCGTTTAGCTGTATTGCCCACAATTTCATCTTATTTGATCCCATTAATTTCCGGACCATTTTCAAAAAAATATCCCAACACAAGATTGTTGATTGAAGAAATGGAAAGTGACCAAATTATAAGGTCTTTACACAATAAGGAAATAGATATAGGTCTATTGGTAACACCATTGAACGATGCCCACCTAAGGGAAATAAAACTATACAATGAGCCTTTTGTGTTTTATGGGCAGCCTGGTTTTATAGATAAGGATAAGAACAAAATATCTGTTGAGGAAATAGAAGGGTTAACTAATTTATGGTTACTGGAGAAAGGACATTGTTTTAGAAATCAGGTTCTAAATATTTGTGGGCATACCAATACTAACGGAAACATTCAGTTTAAAAGCGGTTCTATTGAAGCTTTAAAGAAAATGGTAGATAATTATGGAGGATTTACATTAGTGCCTGAAATGGCCATTAGCACTAATGATAATGGCCATGTACTTCATTTTCAAAAACCTAAACCGGTTAGGGAAGTAAGTCTAGTTGTTCAACAAACTTTTTCAAAAGAGGTGTTATTAGATGCACTTAGACATGAGATTTTAGATAAAACTCCTAAAGAATTTGAAAAGAACCAACGCTTTATAAAGATTAATTGGCGTTAG
- a CDS encoding DUF2911 domain-containing protein: MMKKITLLIAGLSLVTSVSFAQSFRGLDKSPLDRAYLPDHFAHDIKFAPERNLPDSPILKIDYSRPQKKGRQVFGGMVKYNEIWRLGANEATEIKVYQDVKIDGKLLREGTYTMYAIPTEEIWTIIFNRDVDQWGHYSYDDKNDVLRVDAHVLQNDQPVEEFSIQFEDSEQGVALMYIAWDMNRVEIPIGY, encoded by the coding sequence ATGATGAAAAAAATTACACTACTTATCGCCGGCCTTAGCCTAGTTACTTCAGTTAGTTTTGCCCAAAGTTTTAGGGGCTTAGATAAAAGTCCGTTAGACAGGGCGTATTTACCTGATCATTTTGCCCATGATATAAAATTTGCTCCAGAGCGAAATTTACCTGACAGCCCTATTCTAAAAATAGATTATAGTAGACCCCAAAAGAAAGGTCGCCAAGTTTTTGGTGGTATGGTCAAATACAATGAAATATGGCGACTTGGTGCTAATGAGGCAACTGAGATAAAGGTTTATCAAGATGTTAAAATAGATGGTAAATTACTTAGGGAAGGAACGTATACTATGTATGCTATACCTACCGAAGAGATATGGACCATTATATTTAATAGAGATGTTGATCAATGGGGACACTATAGCTATGATGATAAAAATGATGTTCTAAGAGTTGATGCACATGTCTTACAAAATGATCAACCCGTAGAAGAATTTTCCATTCAATTTGAAGACTCAGAACAAGGTGTTGCTCTAATGTATATTGCTTGGGATATGAACAGGGTTGAAATTCCTATTGGTTATTAG
- a CDS encoding SDR family NAD(P)-dependent oxidoreductase, protein MKSSSKIALVTGGSRGIGKNIALKIAEKGLDIILTYHSKKDAAEAVVKEIEKLGQKAVAFQLDTSDTSNFSSFFKRISMYLNENYRSAKFDYLINNAGTGIYKPFLETTEADFDAMMNIHLKGVYFLTQHAVDQLNDGGGIINISSGLVRVTIPGSSAYASMKGGIDVFTRFLAKELSSKKIRANVVAPGAVGTDFGGGANKDNEERRQKISSNTALGRVGEPEDIGGIVAFLCTEDAGWINGQRIEATGGLML, encoded by the coding sequence ATGAAATCATCTTCAAAAATTGCCTTGGTTACGGGTGGTAGCCGTGGAATTGGTAAGAATATTGCGTTAAAGATCGCCGAAAAAGGATTAGATATAATTTTGACCTACCACTCTAAAAAAGATGCGGCAGAAGCAGTTGTCAAAGAAATTGAAAAATTAGGTCAAAAAGCTGTTGCGTTCCAATTGGATACAAGCGATACGTCAAATTTCTCAAGTTTCTTTAAGAGAATTAGCATGTACTTAAATGAAAATTATCGCTCAGCTAAATTTGATTATTTGATAAATAATGCCGGAACGGGAATTTACAAGCCTTTTTTAGAAACCACCGAAGCAGATTTTGATGCTATGATGAACATTCACTTAAAAGGTGTTTATTTTTTAACCCAACATGCCGTAGACCAATTAAATGATGGTGGCGGTATTATAAATATATCCTCTGGGTTGGTACGTGTTACCATACCGGGTTCTTCTGCGTATGCAAGTATGAAAGGTGGTATTGATGTATTTACAAGGTTTTTGGCAAAAGAGTTGAGTTCAAAAAAAATAAGGGCAAATGTAGTGGCTCCTGGTGCCGTTGGTACAGACTTTGGTGGTGGCGCAAATAAAGATAATGAGGAAAGACGTCAGAAAATTAGTAGTAATACGGCTTTAGGTCGGGTTGGTGAACCTGAAGACATAGGAGGTATTGTAGCCTTCTTGTGCACAGAAGATGCAGGTTGGATCAACGGTCAACGTATTGAAGCGACCGGGGGATTGATGTTATAA
- a CDS encoding phosphatase PAP2 family protein produces the protein MKQSLFTFIKSLREFLENKLNQYNTTLPYVITVIIALVIVVGGINVFVELTETLKTEMLANYDTAITDYIVSRRTPSLTNYFKFMTNVGDTYGYLIVLSIFLLVSLLVFKRWKYIVQATLVLALATVSNMMLKRFIDRARPGIEHLVSVETLSYPSGHAMSAMAFYGFLIFLVIKFDIQKVFKYLLVIVLLTVILSIGISRIYLGVHFPSDIAGGFIAGFIWVVFCVLVFDLIQLFKRDPKT, from the coding sequence ATGAAACAATCCCTTTTTACATTTATAAAATCGCTACGAGAATTTCTAGAAAATAAACTCAACCAATACAATACAACGTTACCTTATGTGATAACTGTAATTATTGCCCTTGTTATAGTTGTAGGCGGCATAAATGTATTTGTAGAATTAACAGAGACATTAAAGACCGAAATGCTTGCCAATTATGATACTGCAATAACGGATTACATTGTTTCTAGACGTACACCTAGCTTAACCAACTACTTTAAATTTATGACCAATGTTGGCGATACTTATGGCTATTTAATTGTATTATCCATTTTTTTGTTAGTCTCCCTTTTGGTCTTTAAACGTTGGAAATATATTGTACAGGCAACTTTGGTGTTAGCATTGGCAACAGTTTCAAATATGATGTTAAAACGATTTATTGATAGAGCTAGACCGGGAATAGAACATTTGGTCTCTGTGGAAACCTTAAGTTATCCTAGCGGACATGCCATGAGTGCAATGGCTTTCTATGGCTTTCTCATTTTTTTGGTGATCAAATTCGACATTCAAAAAGTGTTTAAATACTTATTGGTGATAGTATTGTTAACGGTAATATTAAGTATTGGTATTAGTCGAATTTATTTAGGGGTGCACTTTCCATCCGATATTGCGGGCGGATTCATTGCTGGTTTTATCTGGGTTGTTTTCTGTGTTTTGGTATTTGATCTAATTCAATTATTTAAACGCGACCCCAAAACTTAA
- a CDS encoding 1,4-dihydroxy-2-naphthoyl-CoA synthase gives MKSPDWKTAIEFDDITYKKCDGVARIAFNRPNVRNAFRPHTTSELIKAFYDAQEDTSIGVVLLSAEGPSTKDGIWSFCSGGDQKARGEKGYVGQDGQHRLNILEVQRMIRFMPKVVICVVPGWAVGGGHSLHVVCDMTLASKEHAIFKQTDADVTSFDGGYGSAYLAKMVGQKKAREIFFLGRNYSAQDAFDMGMVNAVIPHDELEDTAFQWAQEVLEKSPTSIKMLKFSMNLTDDGMVGQQVFAGEATRLAYMTEEAKEGRNAFLEKRKPDFGKDNWLP, from the coding sequence ATGAAATCACCCGATTGGAAAACTGCCATAGAATTTGATGATATTACTTATAAAAAATGTGACGGCGTAGCACGTATTGCTTTCAATAGGCCTAATGTACGCAATGCCTTTAGACCACATACCACAAGTGAACTTATAAAAGCATTTTATGATGCACAGGAAGATACATCTATAGGAGTGGTGCTACTTTCCGCGGAAGGTCCTTCAACTAAAGACGGAATATGGTCTTTTTGTAGCGGTGGCGACCAAAAGGCTAGGGGAGAGAAAGGATATGTTGGGCAAGATGGGCAGCACCGTTTGAATATTCTTGAAGTTCAACGAATGATTCGTTTTATGCCCAAAGTGGTGATCTGTGTTGTACCGGGTTGGGCCGTTGGTGGCGGACATAGCCTTCACGTAGTTTGTGATATGACCTTGGCCAGTAAAGAACATGCTATTTTTAAACAAACTGATGCTGATGTTACCAGCTTTGATGGTGGATACGGTTCTGCATATTTGGCAAAAATGGTGGGACAGAAAAAGGCACGTGAAATTTTCTTTTTAGGTAGAAACTATTCCGCACAAGATGCGTTTGACATGGGTATGGTCAATGCCGTTATACCTCATGATGAGTTAGAGGATACTGCTTTTCAATGGGCACAAGAAGTATTGGAGAAATCTCCAACTTCCATTAAAATGCTAAAGTTCTCCATGAACTTAACTGATGATGGTATGGTAGGCCAACAAGTATTTGCCGGTGAAGCAACAAGATTGGCTTATATGACCGAAGAAGCAAAAGAAGGTAGAAATGCATTTCTAGAAAAGCGTAAACCTGATTTTGGCAAGGATAATTGGCTACCGTAG
- a CDS encoding serine hydrolase domain-containing protein produces the protein MRKLKLLLGIALVGIIAAIYFNYPKLNLISGYASKSMASSVFIADREPVDVILNDHEMPLIKLSDCEVYTEDNSATASVYGLMPRKAVFKEGLGVVLTNDEYEKHNFDIIPNRFFVKDTLPFPFGNNGVKDTILANVDYDKLEVAFENAFKDPEQRTRSLLVVHKNQIIGERYIRGFTEDTKILGWSMTKSILATLYGILEYQGEMKMDYKPFGNEIRMKNLKSNITIDHLLRMQSGLAWEENYFKISDVTRMLFLDSDMTLAQRNKNVIAAPTEIWNYSSGTTNLLSGILREQFETHQEYLDFPYQELIDKIGMNSMLLETDLMGNYILSSYAWATTRDWAKFGLLYLNKGDWNGERIFSESWVDYVSTPTVNSDGVYGAHFWLNANGKYPDISKDLFSVNGFQGQRIFIIPSKDLVVVRTGLEEQSDEQFNTLLKEIIRSIQ, from the coding sequence ATGAGAAAGTTAAAATTACTTTTAGGAATTGCCTTGGTAGGCATTATTGCCGCAATTTATTTTAATTACCCAAAGCTGAACCTCATTTCCGGTTACGCATCAAAAAGTATGGCATCCAGTGTATTTATTGCGGATAGAGAACCCGTGGATGTAATATTAAACGATCACGAAATGCCTTTGATCAAGTTATCTGATTGTGAGGTTTACACTGAGGATAATTCCGCTACGGCAAGTGTTTATGGACTTATGCCAAGAAAAGCGGTTTTCAAGGAGGGTTTAGGTGTCGTCTTGACCAATGATGAATATGAGAAGCATAATTTTGATATCATCCCCAACAGGTTTTTCGTAAAAGATACACTACCGTTTCCTTTTGGTAATAACGGTGTAAAAGATACCATTTTAGCGAATGTTGATTATGATAAATTAGAGGTCGCATTTGAAAATGCTTTTAAAGATCCTGAACAAAGAACAAGGTCTCTATTGGTGGTTCATAAAAACCAAATCATAGGTGAACGCTATATTAGAGGATTTACGGAGGATACCAAAATATTGGGGTGGTCTATGACTAAAAGTATATTAGCTACACTTTATGGTATTTTAGAGTATCAAGGGGAAATGAAGATGGATTATAAACCATTTGGCAATGAGATTCGTATGAAAAATCTGAAAAGTAATATTACTATAGATCATTTATTACGCATGCAGAGTGGTTTGGCTTGGGAAGAAAATTATTTTAAAATATCAGACGTTACCCGCATGCTTTTTTTAGATTCGGATATGACTTTGGCACAGCGTAATAAAAACGTAATCGCGGCCCCGACCGAAATTTGGAACTACTCTTCCGGTACCACCAATCTTTTGTCAGGGATATTGCGCGAACAATTTGAAACCCACCAAGAATATCTAGATTTTCCTTATCAGGAATTGATCGATAAAATTGGTATGAATTCAATGTTGTTAGAGACAGACTTAATGGGTAATTACATACTATCATCCTATGCGTGGGCAACAACCAGAGATTGGGCTAAGTTTGGGCTACTATATTTAAATAAAGGGGATTGGAACGGGGAACGTATTTTCTCGGAATCTTGGGTGGATTATGTTTCTACCCCTACCGTAAATTCTGATGGAGTCTACGGCGCACATTTTTGGTTGAATGCAAATGGAAAATATCCAGATATATCTAAAGACCTGTTCTCCGTAAACGGATTTCAAGGTCAGCGCATATTCATAATACCCTCTAAAGATTTAGTTGTAGTGCGTACCGGACTGGAAGAACAATCTGACGAACAGTTCAATACATTGTTAAAGGAAATCATAAGGTCTATTCAATAA
- a CDS encoding DUF2452 domain-containing protein has protein sequence MKKEKKPDNVVFDEDAQEYHGKLLPFASGVAAPRITPPDVTSWKNTHIVGANNQFKAQYEALQKAYDKLMTDFEYNNLVYNAKFSFEPIVGKEYHLYRAKDQSTFLSLILPQECSFDYLGSFRLSADKTWQKL, from the coding sequence ATGAAAAAAGAAAAAAAACCGGATAATGTCGTCTTTGATGAAGATGCTCAAGAATATCATGGAAAACTACTGCCATTTGCAAGTGGTGTAGCGGCCCCAAGAATTACACCACCCGATGTTACTTCATGGAAAAACACCCATATTGTAGGTGCTAATAACCAATTTAAAGCACAGTATGAAGCTTTGCAGAAAGCTTATGATAAATTAATGACCGATTTTGAATATAACAATTTGGTCTACAATGCTAAGTTTAGTTTTGAACCCATTGTAGGTAAGGAGTATCACTTGTACCGTGCTAAAGACCAGAGTACCTTTCTATCATTGATTTTGCCCCAAGAATGCAGTTTTGACTATTTAGGAAGTTTTAGGTTATCTGCAGATAAAACTTGGCAAAAATTGTAA
- a CDS encoding FG-GAP repeat domain-containing protein: MNLKLCFYCILFMVFISCNTEKPSREEALFTGYCASCHIAPDIQSLPKDIWKNEVLPEMGARMGIFTKGKHPYYKLPFHEQIAVIKTGVYPSKPLIPLEDWKLLKEYIIELAPDSLLSNVHKTESKPLVTFTAFPISLDSVKGSMITYLDIDSKKNRIITGSRQGELNTYDLNTKTFQLLGDFDSAIINARILNDSVYVTSMGKMDPNEIPRGAAVLRKGNETAVLQDSLHRPVHTLYLDLDKNGTEEIVISEFGDLKGKLTLLKKNDFGFYEEQVLLGLPGALRVIPKDMNNDGKEDLVVLFAQGDESVYILYQQENLKFEAEKVLRFSPVYGSSWMELIDYNKDGFEDIITVNGDNADKSFVNKPYHGMRIHINDGQNNFKESYFHPLNGATRVIANDFDQDGDIDFALLATFPDFDNHPDYNFIYLENKESTSYTFSQEHLTDTKLGRWFLMDAEDIDDDGDIDIVLSALSFSFTPAPEYLEEAWKESYTDLLILKNKLH; this comes from the coding sequence ATGAATTTAAAATTATGTTTTTACTGTATTTTATTTATGGTCTTTATTTCATGCAATACAGAGAAACCTTCAAGGGAGGAAGCCCTTTTTACTGGTTATTGTGCTAGTTGTCATATTGCTCCAGATATACAATCTTTACCCAAAGATATCTGGAAAAATGAAGTGTTACCCGAAATGGGAGCCAGAATGGGCATATTCACCAAAGGAAAACACCCTTATTACAAGTTGCCTTTTCATGAACAAATTGCTGTAATCAAAACTGGCGTTTACCCTTCAAAACCTTTAATTCCGTTAGAAGACTGGAAACTACTAAAGGAATATATAATTGAATTGGCTCCAGATAGTCTTCTAAGTAATGTTCATAAAACTGAAAGTAAACCACTAGTTACATTCACGGCTTTCCCTATAAGTTTAGATAGCGTAAAGGGCAGTATGATTACATATTTGGATATCGATAGTAAAAAAAACAGAATAATTACAGGTAGCCGTCAAGGAGAATTAAATACATATGATTTAAATACCAAGACCTTTCAGCTTTTAGGAGATTTCGATTCCGCAATAATCAATGCCAGAATTTTAAATGATAGTGTGTATGTCACTAGTATGGGGAAAATGGACCCCAATGAAATACCACGTGGCGCAGCTGTTTTAAGAAAAGGCAATGAAACAGCGGTATTACAGGATTCTCTCCATAGACCAGTACACACCCTATATTTAGACCTTGATAAAAATGGTACTGAGGAAATTGTTATAAGCGAGTTTGGAGACTTAAAGGGAAAATTAACCTTGTTGAAGAAAAATGATTTTGGGTTTTACGAAGAACAAGTGCTATTAGGTTTGCCAGGTGCGTTAAGGGTAATACCTAAAGATATGAACAACGATGGCAAAGAGGATTTGGTAGTGTTGTTTGCACAAGGTGATGAATCGGTCTATATATTATACCAACAAGAAAATTTAAAATTCGAAGCTGAAAAGGTACTACGGTTTAGTCCGGTCTATGGATCTAGCTGGATGGAGCTTATTGATTATAATAAAGACGGATTTGAGGATATCATCACCGTAAATGGAGACAATGCAGACAAATCTTTTGTAAACAAACCATATCACGGTATGCGAATTCATATAAATGATGGGCAGAACAACTTTAAAGAATCATATTTTCATCCATTAAACGGTGCTACAAGGGTTATTGCCAATGATTTTGATCAAGACGGGGACATTGATTTCGCTTTGTTGGCTACTTTCCCCGATTTTGATAATCACCCTGATTATAATTTCATATATCTGGAAAATAAGGAAAGTACTTCCTATACGTTTTCCCAAGAGCATTTAACCGACACCAAATTAGGAAGGTGGTTTTTAATGGATGCCGAAGATATTGATGATGATGGAGATATTGACATCGTACTTAGTGCCCTTAGTTTTTCATTTACACCAGCCCCGGAATACTTAGAAGAAGCATGGAAAGAAAGTTATACGGATCTACTAATTTTAAAAAATAAGCTACATTAG
- a CDS encoding 3D domain-containing protein, producing MLKRGVVLFFAILVLSCQEEVVIDKYDWVPMEVTATAYNSIPNQTSYEHPAITAWGDSIKPGKKWIAVSRDLLKKGLSYNTLVKIDTFEGIYIVKDKMHSRWRNRIDIYMGENIEKAKEWGRRKITISYAVEKDSTESIIK from the coding sequence ATGTTGAAAAGAGGGGTCGTTTTATTTTTTGCCATTTTGGTGCTAAGTTGTCAAGAAGAAGTGGTAATAGATAAATACGATTGGGTGCCTATGGAAGTTACGGCAACGGCCTATAATTCAATACCCAACCAAACATCATACGAACACCCTGCAATAACGGCATGGGGCGACTCCATAAAACCAGGAAAAAAATGGATAGCCGTCTCTAGAGATCTTTTAAAAAAAGGGCTTTCTTATAATACTCTGGTAAAGATAGATACCTTTGAAGGCATTTATATTGTAAAAGATAAAATGCATTCTAGATGGCGTAACCGTATAGATATTTATATGGGTGAAAATATTGAAAAAGCCAAGGAGTGGGGAAGAAGAAAAATTACTATATCATACGCTGTTGAAAAGGACAGCACGGAAAGCATCATTAAATGA
- a CDS encoding N-acetylmuramoyl-L-alanine amidase, whose product MKKYLFYIVLIGLFSCSSSKTIVERPITFNEERKVLTLEYLQNRYGLEQDSPEIDPKMIVLHWTVIPTFEKSFAAFDPVSLPNWRPDIKNVSGLNVSSQFMIDRDGTIYQLMPETTMARHVIGLNHCAIGVENVGGTDDLPLTKAQLKSNIWLVRYLKGKYDIDYLIGHYEYTLFENHPLWLEQDEGYRTKKTDPGKAFMNDVRKAVKDLNFKKLPTNHN is encoded by the coding sequence ATGAAAAAGTATCTTTTTTACATCGTTTTAATAGGTTTATTTTCATGTTCTTCATCTAAAACTATTGTAGAACGACCAATTACTTTTAATGAGGAAAGGAAGGTGTTAACCTTGGAATACTTGCAAAACAGATACGGATTAGAGCAAGATTCCCCTGAGATCGACCCTAAAATGATCGTATTGCATTGGACGGTTATTCCAACATTTGAAAAGTCTTTTGCTGCTTTTGATCCCGTATCATTACCTAATTGGAGACCTGATATTAAAAATGTGAGCGGTTTAAATGTATCTTCACAGTTTATGATAGATAGGGATGGCACCATATATCAATTAATGCCAGAAACAACCATGGCACGCCATGTAATTGGGTTAAACCATTGTGCTATTGGAGTTGAGAACGTTGGTGGTACAGATGATTTGCCCCTGACCAAAGCACAGCTAAAGTCTAACATTTGGCTTGTTAGATACTTAAAGGGTAAATATGACATTGACTATCTAATTGGTCATTATGAGTATACGCTCTTTGAAAATCATCCGCTATGGTTAGAACAAGATGAAGGATATAGAACTAAAAAGACCGATCCTGGTAAAGCCTTCATGAACGATGTTAGAAAAGCTGTCAAAGATTTGAACTTTAAAAAATTACCTACTAATCATAATTAA